The window TCGTTGGGTTGTGCACCGCGTCTGGTGTTAAAgagtttttaaaacaaatacatacCAGGTATACCGATCGTTATTATGGATATCTACACAGTGTAACTGTAACTTCTATTTTATAGTGGTACTGACTTGGCTAGAAGCAACTGTACAATTCCTCACCCTCCGGTCTCATTTCTCAGATGTCCTAACCAAATAATCCAAgatgaatatattaaaatggaGAGGCAACAGTGTTTtacttgtttaaataaatgtccaatTTAATACAAACATGATATCTGATCCAATTTGGATTAACTTAAACTTTGATGATCAAATCTAGAATCCTTTGATAACCTTTTTCCAAGGACCATATCTTGATTTGACCGtaatttcttttttgtctataaaaGGACTGACTGTAAAAGTGCACGTTCATGGATCagcttttctttcctctccttcTGACTGCTCATGCTTATCTAAATCAGTCCTGACTGCAGTCTGCTCTGTTTCCATGCACCCAGTAACAGATCTGAGCAAATTTCAGTGGAGTGAAACGGACAGCTACATTATAGTCACGGTTCTCGCCATTGATCTCCAACCATTGGTGTCCAGAGAAAATGCCAATCACCTTGCGCTCCCAGCGCTCCAGAACATTGTCCCACACACGGCCATATACCCCAGAGCCACTGGCCCCGGGTCTCGCATCACAATGCTGGTAGATTAGATCATTACTCTCATCTTCTACAGGGCAGAAACGATACACAAGCTCTCCGGGCCGATCACTGTCAAACCCAGAGAAATGGATGCGTTTTCCAGCCAAATCGTTAGAAGAAGGGGCTATGGCAAGGCGCATAAAGGGGCGGCGATGTGGCCAACGCAGCTCCAGAAGGGCATAGTCATAATCCATGCTGACATCCTGGGGTCCTTGTATCCAGCCTTTAGGCACACGTGTCCGCCGCACCCTCACCCAGCGCACCAAGGGCTTCTTCAAGTCTTCTTTGGTGCCATTAGCTGAGGGTGGAATGAGGAAGCCAACTCTGAGCTTGCGTGCACCTTTGACATAATCTTTTCCATCATGTACACAGTGGGCAGCGGTCAGCACATGTTGTTGGGATACCAGAACACCAGTACAGCCTGTCGAAATGCGTACAGCTGTGGAGAAGGGGTAGTCCAACAGGAAGTGGTCACCACGAATGTTGAAGCGTCCATCTGCGCCATAGATTTGCCTCCTTGTTCTTTTGTGAGGGAAAGATGGGAGTTTATTCTTCCACTTGATGGGCAGTGCAGGAGACATGTTGCTGTCGGCCTCTTCATCTTCCAGATCGACAGTGGTCAGCGTACGTGAGCCATCAGCATACAGTGTTTCAAAGGCCAACTGCTCAGTTAGATGTTCTTTGTCAATGTCTTCTACCTTGTGGTAGCAGCTGGTATTGCAGTGGGTGGTAAAATCCAGCTGGGCATTTGCACTGAAACGGGAGCGAGAGAGGGCCAAAGGGGCGTGAGGCACCAGAGAGGGGATGTGGGGATTCTGCAACTGGTAGGTGGGTGCTCTCACTGATAGAGAAGACATGGAGAGGAGAAGTAAAAGGAGCTGACCAGCAAGACAGAAATGTGCTAAATCCAATCTACAGTAACGGGCCATGGCTGAGATTAGAGGAACCTGAAATTAGAGAAAGACATGTAACTTACAACATGACTGCAAGTCCTTTTTATTTGGAATATTCATTTCAATATGCTAAATCACTACAATACCTTCTTGATAGCTACACTCTTAGGGAGGGAAAAGAAAGGTTAGATCTAGAACCCTTAAGTGTACTTTGTTTGTCCCTCCAGAGGAACCCTTATATGTTCTATGTAGAAACCCAGAGTTCCTCTGTTAGAAAGTAGTTCCAAGTAGGGAACctaagaacccttgaagaactttTTTTCTTAGTGTATGCTTGAGGTATGCTTTCAAACTTAGAAATGGATTTAGACTGAATGACTGTTCAAATATTATCAAATAatcacaatatactgtacatctttgACATTCTGAAACACAAGATAACTTCAttgacctttttatttatttcatactcCCTTCTCAGCTCCATACTTTGAGTGAAATACAAGAAGGCCTCCTGtcatgtctttatggacttTATAATAGGCACATGGAAAATGCAGTGAATCATGTTCAGACAAGATGACAGACTACACATACAGTAGTAACAGTTCCAAAGATTTTACACTGTTCTGGTAGGCACATTTggtttatcattaaaaaaaaaaagtattaaattctggattaacaaattaaataaaatcgaTCAGTTAACTTGATTCTGGTTAGAGACTTAGTGACTTCAACAGTGTTTTCCTTGCCCGGGAAATACAGACAAAATGTAGATCTTAGTCTTCATTCTTTCAATCTGATCAGCACATTTTCAAACCTGAACTACTGAAAGGCAACTAGTAATGATATTCTTCTTACTCCAAGTTGGCACTATTGACTGACCACTACTAAGCCTGGTTGTGCTTTCTTATATCCAAATAGTAAAGATTTCAATACATTAATACACTCCAGTGacgtattaattaaaaaaaggggtTAAGGTTTgtcaacccccccccaaaaaatgtaCAGAATGATGTCACAGATTTAAGGATTACATCTTTCAGGAGCACTCTCATATTCCACAACGTGTCGTGGGGCCAAATTTGACCCCTGTGTACCCCCTCCCTTTTAATCCCAAAGAGCAACCTGTTTCCCAGCACCCAAAACTCACCTCGTCTTTTGTTATGTCTCACATTGTGAACGGGTGTCCAAGCATCATTACCCACGCCTAACTCGTCTTGTGTAAACTCaaggaaaacacacactgtttaccTAGCTTCACTTGTACTGAGGCTGTACAAACTGTAAAGCGGTACGTGCAAATGCTCAAGCAGATACTTGCAACGAGAAGTCTGTCACCTCGGCAGTGTAAACAGTTTCCCAGGTTAGGAATCTGACGCCATTTAAACTCGCAGCTTAATCCGGGTCATTATAGGGCTGATTGATTATTAGGAAAACGCGCACGAGCACGCACGCTCGCGCGCGCGCACCGCCAGTCGCCGTTATTCTACTTTTGCGCACAGGATTGTATCAGTGCGTGATATTATACTGTCAAAAACGACCACACAAATCAATTAAAATAACTCCACCTTGAGATGGCTCCTTAAAAGAAAAGTTTCTATTCAACTCCAAATCAcgtctccttcttcttcttcttcttctttaagtGCACCGGCTATTCGAGATCTGGAGTTTCCTCCCATTGCGTCTTTTCGGCTTGTTTATCTTACATCCCATAATATGTCCCATAAGACGAATTGGCTTCCTGAGAAAAGCAGGacagtgtgtgttacctacTGGAGTCTCTTCAGCCAAATAAGCAGAGATGAGTTTGGCGCTGCAGTTTAACCTCGTGGTCCTAGCGCCGCTGGGTACACCGGGCTGATTTCATCTTCGTCCAGACTGGGTGCTGTTTTATAGCCTAGGAAGTGCACCCATGTttgaaaaacaagcaaacatgtgCTGCCTGACGACAAACTTCTGGCGGTgtcaaaaaacataaaaaaaaaagtttgataaaAAATCTCAGCGTGATACAACAGTTGTCTAAAAGTGACCAGTTGCAGAATAGAATGATGTGAAACTCACAGGACCGCTACAAATATGGTCGTGAACCCTAAACAAAGCGGGCTAATGGACAGAACAAACGATccttattcaattcaattcagttttatttgtattgcgcgtttaacagtagacattgtcccgaagcagctttacagtggttagcaggttcgtctcacacctccagggtcggggttcgattcccaccatggccctgtgtgtgcggagtttgcatgttcttcctgtgttgtgggggtttcctctgggtactccggtttcctcccccagtccaaagacatgcatggtaggctggttggcatgtccaaagtgtccgtagtgtatgaatgggtgtgtgagggagtgattgtgccctgcactACGGATTagcaccctgtacagggtgtaccctgccttgtgcacgatgatccctgggataggctccagattccccgcgaccctgaaggataagagGTATAGAATATGGATGGACTTCTACATTAACGAGTCAGTAGcctacaaaaaatattttacattcccaaacattagttttctagcacaaaatgaaatgttacagaaaaatgtttgtatgtcagtaaataaagtaacatattacataagagacacttttcagacaaaaaaaaacacaatgaaggctgctgggttttgctgcaaaaaataagaagcaagtgcgacagtaaaagtctccagaagaactgtggctggttctgcaagacgctcaATAAACCTTACAGcttatttccttataaaactgcactaattctacctgagactactaaaaaaatatatttttaaagcaaatggtcGACACAGCAAATAtcgactttgtttaatttatttctgtttactgatatttatagtattttttaaatgtagaaacatttcatttaatcctgtttgaaggcatctttgctctacagcatttctttgtatgtgcctaagactatttcacagtactgtatataaacttttattttttaaaaattatttaaaaaaattaaaaattcaggatatagattttaaatgtatgaatttatccataATAAAGaaaccagaggtgacggtggcaagaaaaactccctgagacgatatgaggaagaaaccttgaggggaaccagactcaaaagggaatccgtcctcatctgggtaacaacggatagtgcatttataaataattcccttttataactgtgtactacatggtcgaATAGTGCAATTgagtaaccaggaaattcattacagttttcacatgaagtctgttttgttaaacttatccactgttcactgatccTTATTACCACAAGCTCACCTTGAGGGTGTTTCTGGTTATGAGACccataaattgttattattttgtcttctggggaaaatgtaaatatgaagggcagtactaaatgaaaaaataagtaggcactttaaacaaaataacaacaattttaaaaagaTCACCCTGTTCAATAGTTTACatcccctggctcttaatgtatcgtgttgccttcttgagcgtcagtgaatgtttgcaccttttgtaatacagtagttgtgtatgagtccatCAATTGTGTgaaaagtgtgaaaagatggatctcaacatcatatagctgctgttggaaaggtgtcaaatatgcagaaaatgctggaaaaccaaagaatgtgccggacctggaggatttttctgaagaatagTGAGCAGTTTatctgctcaggacaaacaagggactcatgaacaaccatcacaaaacagaaaaacactcattgatcatccaggtaacaacacataCTATTAAAAATGAAGTGTATGTAAACCATTGAActatttcatttgtgtaaattcagttattattgtgtcttgtgaactatatataacatctgttatgtgaaatagtgtaTTCAGGCCAGTACTAAATAAAAGACAAGATGcattttttatgatccctctaattttaattattaacattttgcagattctgcaatgggtatgtaaatttatgagcacaactgtaagTATAACATCATAATTGTCTTTAacacagtctgttatagaattcagCCAAGATTTTTACTGGAATCATCTCATACTGTGGCACAAGTAATAACTGTAAAAGGTTATTACTTGTGCCACAGAGCTGAAGACTCACAGTCTAAAACCAGCTTAAGGGGAAAACATATTGATTATTGGATTTGCCAGGTTTCAAAATCAGCTTGCACAACAAAATGCTGTTTAAGGTAATGCATGAAAGCAGTCTTTCCTGAGAGCAACCCAAAAAATACAGTGCCTGAACATCATCAAGCATGATTGGATCTATAATTAGAATCAAGTGTCAGATTAGACTGATTACAGTCAGATGTTTTTGCCACTGATATGTTGTTCCAGTGGATGTTTTAAAGATTAATGACACCATGAATTCCCAGGAATGTGCCGTACATTATAGTACTGAAAATGTGCTCCATTGTTATCAAAAGACCTCCTAACGTAACAATCAACAGTTCTACATTCATACCCAGGTCTGCCAGACAGCCCGTAATGTTGGTGATGCCAGGGTATTGTCCTACCTATATTAGGCTCTATCACAATAACATTTATACTGAGAAATGGAGTTAAcattaaagaatgataaatttataaaaattgcTTTTTGGGCTACAAATATTAAATCTGGCAACCATTGGACCCCAAAAGAAGATGCTtcaccctcaactgctcagattgttgttttttttaaccgcATATCAATGCTGAGTATAACATTCTGACCTTGCGCTCTCACACTGCTTGCGTGCTCATTCATTCACAACCACATTAGTCAGACACTgttgttgggtgaggaggcctggtgtgcagagttccagttcatcccaaaggtgttcagttgggttgagatcagggctctgtgcagtccACTCCACTTCTACTctaaccttggcaaactatgtcttcatggatccCATTTCCCCAGTGAAaagaaattgtaatactacagcatacaaagacatcctatacaagtatgtgcttccaactttgtggaaacagttcGGGGAAgacacacatatgggtgtgatggtcagatgtccacaaacttttgcccataAGTCCATACAGACTACTTGACAGAGGAATGCAAAACAATCACTGTCTTTAAAAACAGGTTcaactgtgtttttatttactggaTCGATCAAACTCTCTTGACTGTGTCGTATTCTGCACAACATCATTGGCTCAGGAATTCAACACTTTTCTACTATAAGGTGTCTATTACATAGCAGGCAGATTTCATGCAGTTTATTCtgttgttgcaaaaaaaaaacaccaccaccaatatataacataaaaacGTCACAACTGCACAAGTGATTGAGCTAACTAGTGGGTATTCAGTGTTCCTGTCTTGCGTCTGGAAGTTTCAGAGAATTAATGCAGGATCAGGGAGCAGGGAACACATGCTCTGTAACATGTcaagcattttcttttttatttaaagagctgTGAATTTGCCCAAGttacagtattataactaaACACTTGATATCATGATAACTAAACACTGAACTTGTGGTGGTATTTGGGTAAGTGCAAATGTGTGAGGCCACAGCACAGCTTGATGCAGTGATAGGATCATTCAACAGCCTGTGGGTCACTGTGGGTTAGCAACATGTGCTCTGTTTGTGTTGGCACTGAGTGCTTCAATATCTTGTGCACAGATATTTTCAAGCATGTTTCCTCTCTAACGtccacatatatttttttttctgatttgcagCATGAGTTGTTCTAAATCATTGATATTTACCATGCCATGTcacagtttattattaaaagttGGGGTGAGCTCAAGGAGCTCAACTCTTCCAGCCAGCAGGAATGCACCACCTTGGACCGTCCCCAGCTCCATGTACAGTGGAGCTCTTGTTCTTGACCTGTCCTGGGCTGTGGGAGGGGAGAAGGGTGAAGAAAGAGCTCACAATGAGTAGGGAACTCTGTTAATGTGTGCCATTTCCCCGCCAAAAGTCACTCTTTTATCACCTCCAGGTTCAGATATATGCCACAGTCTCTCTGACTGGTTCTAAAGgtcctctctctcactattaACTAAGGcaaacagaaatgacattttacagaaataatgTGAGGAGAAAATGTGTTCATCTACTATGAATGTGTACATAATAGTACACAGGGGCCTTAACGTTATAAATCACTTCATACTTCAGAAAGATGAAACTACACTTATTGCAAAAATGGTAGATAACTGATTTAGTGTCAAGACATatgttaattttaaataaagcttgCAAGGAAAAGTACAGGCTAAATGTATGCATTTACTGAGCAAGCATACCTTAAATTGTCATGGAAATGCTTCTATCACCAAACACAAGTCAGGACCTGTGTGGATGAGTTCTGAAACATTCCCAACTTAATATGCATTACACGTGAACTGAATTTCATGGGGTTTGTCATGCAGTATAAAACAAGAACCATTCATTTCAGTTGATATTAATTAAGACCACATATCTATTCAGAACCATGCAGTTTAACCGGTCAGGTGCACACGCACGAATGCGCATTTCTACTTTCTCAAATGATACCCTGTGACGAGCACCACAGTGAGCCAGAAGATTCGgctttctgaataaataaaccGACAGCCCTCGGAGCAAAGTGGAGTTTTTTAACAACATCAGAGGACTTCCTCTGACCTCTGTAACCTATTAATTGGTCTCAGATTGAAGTGAGAGAAATGAACTGCCAACAGTAGAAAGAAATCTTTAGAACAATAAGCACTGAGCTTGaccctctctcgctctgtaCACTGTCACTCATGGACTCAGGAATGCAAGGCTTCCAGTTACGGCAGGAGACCTGAGCTGTGAACCCAAACAATGTTCCCTTTCTGCACCCTTCCTTATGCctccttttaatttttttattagtctCCATGTGTTTTACACCAAATAGCCTTGTCTTGCATGCTTTAAGACCATGTATTCTTATTCTCTTCATTTTGTACTATTAGTTTCCTCTTAAAAATGTCTCATCAGCACCTAacccaacaaacacacaaacacacacacacacacacacacacacacacacacactcactctctctctctctctttcagtctggAAAGTCAGTTATAATGCTGCCTAAACGACGACTTCTAAACAATCAATGTACACAGCACAGAGTTTTTTCAAAAGCAACATACAACAAATAACTAAAGATTTTATACAGACTTCATAGCTTGATAAATTGTTGAATagaagtcacttttcatcacaACAGCAAAATTTTCTCTTGTGCAGGATTATACTAGACCAGATGTTAGATAATTGCAATGTTGCCTCAAGCCCTAAAATTATTTCCAGACATTATATATACGATGGAATTATATGAGGGGCgcatagtggcttagtggttagcacgttcgcctcacacctccagggttgggggttcgattcatgCCACTGCCCTCTGTGTGCGgaggttgcatgttctccccatgttttgggggtttcttcccccagtccaaagacctgcatgttaggctgattggcatgtccaaagtgtccatagtgtgtgaaggtttcctccaggtactccagtttcctctcccagtccaaaaaccTCCATGGTAGTgtggatgaatgggtgtgtgaatgtgattgtgccctgcgatggagtggcaccctgtccaaggtgtatcccaccttgtgcccgttgctccctgggataggctctaggttccccgcaaccccgaaagataagcggtatagaaaatggatggatggatggatggaaatgacAATGATACTTCACTGGATACTTAATTTAGTAACCTAATTTTAAAAAGGTCATGGCCACTATTTTTACACAGTGGAAAATGAAAACGTAATTATACTGTTGGAAAACGAATTCCAATTGAGGCTAGAAGACAAGAATTAACCCTCAGTCCACAGCTGAACGATGAATGGAAAATCCACAgctataataaatgtttatttttccagtTAAAGTAGTTATAGGATAGAAAGCATATTGCACTACTGCGTGACTCACtctaaaaagatttttattgtCCAACCACCATGCTTAGCAAGGTTGGCATTGCATGACATCATTACAGCTTATGCAAAAGATATCAGTTTTTCCATGAAGCAATTTTCAGAACCATGGTCAGTCTCAACTGCAGGAAAATTCTGACATTCAAGTTTGATATTTATTCTGCTCTGCCTAGCTTGtaatattttacagaaatgtcaTCTCATGTAATACTAATCTATGTTAGCCTGTATTAGGATCTACAACTTCTAGTAATGTGATATGGCAGCTTGTTTAAATATCTAGTTCTCTAATTTAcgcaaagtaaataaaacaatgttcATTTATGAATATGGTATAAAGATTTGCCCCAGTCTGATGTTGTTTATCTCTGTGAGATGTGTTTGAGAATGCTGGGATTCTTGACGCAGACTAACAGACTCAGCTGAGGGACACGATGGACAGTTTCTTCATTGCATCACAGATATTACCACAAAACCTCAGTGTCTCTACGTAGACCAGCAACAATGTACACACTTATGCAGAAATGTCCTTAGTGGTCAAATTTTTAGAGCACTGCGCGTTTGTATTACACCCAAGTGACAGATCATGTAAGCTAGTTACAGTATAGTAATATACAAAGCCAATAGTTTTATTTCCCAATAtctaaattaattacaatttttactCTGTTTATCTctattaatgttattgtttttttccccgtgACGTATTATGCAGTTACTGGTCTTAAAGTGAATTATTCTGTAAATTATTCACTAACTACAGTGAAACAAATAGGGAAATTgaaatttgacatttaaatatgcatagtcgcaatcaaaattatttaacccccattgcaaatcaggtttattgtcaaaatttacagactttcagctgtttgcaatgaacaaatcaaactaaagtaattgaaatagttcaacacaacgaatgtttcaaatggtttccccaaattcaactgaaaatgcaacttgtaatgacttctccagtttcaaaattattcaaccccttcatggcaaacgagatgcatagccaatTCTTCCTGAGAATTCTTAGCCCATCCCATtccatgagcaatggcctccagttcagtaatattcttgggtttgcgtgctgcaaccgtcTTCTTCAAATTCAGATTTTCTATGAGGTTCTAGTTaagtgactgtgatggccctgtagaatcttccaggacttcttctgcagcCAAGCCTTggggaatttgaggtatgcttgggatcattgtcctgttcgaaggtccaatgacaccaagcttcagcttcctcacagacggcatgacgttttctcctaggatttcctgatacttcaatgaatccatcttgccttccacatgctgcaggtttccagtgccagaggatgcaaagcagccccagagcatcactgagccaccaccatgcttgactgtggacagagtgttcttttttcattcttcttcctccagacataccgctgatccatcgtgctgaaaagttccagttttgtttcatcgctccacagaacagaataccaaaacttctgtggcttatttatatgattttgagcctatttttcttgtgcttttggcaTGGAAACCCTCCGCTTTTAATATGCATctcactgtgctcactgaaacctcagtgcctgttgccaccaagtctggCTGCAAGTCTTTTGtagtcactcaagggtttttcacaacctgccttctcagaaatctggttgcagccattggtagcttcctttttctgccaaGTTCAGGGTTTTCAAGTATCACCAGCttagcacacctggtgcaactaatgaagcccttgattagttgcatcaggtgtgcttgagacaacacccgttttgcatatttgtgctgttgtgaggaatTCTATTCAGGGGTTGAATATtgttgaaactggagaaatcattataagtggcattttcagttgaatctggggaaaccatttgaagaattctttgtgtttaactatttcagTTGAACCCCATGAATTCATGAAGTATAGCCAGGGATCTGaggttttttaaatgttatttatttatttgtttgttacaaATTCTgctacagtggtggaaatcacaacccacattgttaaagttattatatttaggggtccaagTGGCAAAATAAACCCAGACCTAATGTATTCTATCAGTGGAAAGAAAAACTCTATAGCtacaataaatttaaataaagttcattaACTGAATCCATGGGGActacaaaaagtttgagaaacaCTGTCattttcatatataatatattaatcatAGGTCTCTTTAAAgcagttgtttgatattgaCTTGATTGTTAAAGTGTCTCTGTATGTGAGCTTCACTACTGCCTTTTTAGGAAACgtttttactttttaacctTGAAGAATTATGCAATccctttataaaaaataaataaaataaaaaggctcCTTAGCAGCTGAACAAACAGCTATTACACTGCGATGCAGGCAGATTAATGAACACTGCTGAGTGGATAATAATGCTGTACTTAGGTCAGGCAACACATTCAGTCTAGAGAGAAGCCAAGAAGGTGACAATAATTTGTTCTGTAATTTGGTTCAGGTAAACAggtaaaaatcataaaatatgatttttttcttaatcATATTTTGACACTACAAGCAAATCTCCAGCTAAAAAGCCCGAAGCACATTTAGAGAAATTATTGCACAGCAGTTCAACAGTGTGAGAGATGGAAAATACCAAGATACTTTCCAACTAAGATCGAGGCAAGACTGAGATTTTTACAGGTCAAGGCCAAAATTAAAGCGTACAAAACAAGTTTAAGTTTGTCAATCC is drawn from Ictalurus furcatus strain D&B chromosome 8, Billie_1.0, whole genome shotgun sequence and contains these coding sequences:
- the LOC128611347 gene encoding serine protease 23 → MARYCRLDLAHFCLAGQLLLLLLSMSSLSVRAPTYQLQNPHIPSLVPHAPLALSRSRFSANAQLDFTTHCNTSCYHKVEDIDKEHLTEQLAFETLYADGSRTLTTVDLEDEEADSNMSPALPIKWKNKLPSFPHKRTRRQIYGADGRFNIRGDHFLLDYPFSTAVRISTGCTGVLVSQQHVLTAAHCVHDGKDYVKGARKLRVGFLIPPSANGTKEDLKKPLVRWVRVRRTRVPKGWIQGPQDVSMDYDYALLELRWPHRRPFMRLAIAPSSNDLAGKRIHFSGFDSDRPGELVYRFCPVEDESNDLIYQHCDARPGASGSGVYGRVWDNVLERWERKVIGIFSGHQWLEINGENRDYNVAVRFTPLKFAQICYWVHGNRADCSQD